The following proteins come from a genomic window of Dreissena polymorpha isolate Duluth1 chromosome 1, UMN_Dpol_1.0, whole genome shotgun sequence:
- the LOC127864455 gene encoding uncharacterized protein LOC127864455, protein MDCEGCENLHELDLHYNQITEIENYAFINFTNLTILDLSQNLFPVYSIKISLSDLCYLWNTSVKELDISGNRIEFIETNALILTPQSLEIIKI, encoded by the exons ATGGACTGTGAAG GTTGTGAAAATTTGCATGAACTTGATTTACATTATAATCAAATCACAGAGATTGAAAATTATGCTTTTATAAATTTTACCAATTTAACAATTCTTGACTTATCTCAGAATTTGTTTCCGGTGTACA GTATTAAAATAAGCCTGTCAGACCTGTGTTATCTTTGGAACACATCCGTGAAAGAATTGGATATTTCCGGCAATAGAATAGAATTCATCGAAACAAATGCTTTAATTTTGACACCGCAATCGCTAGAGATTATTAAA